The genomic interval TTAACCTCCAAATAACATTAATAATATACCTGCTGCTACTGCTGAACCAATAACTCCTGCAACATTTGGTCCCATAGCGTGCATTAATAAGAAATTAGATGGGTTTGCTTTTTGTCCTTCTTTTTGAACCACTCTTGCTGCCATTGGAACAGCTGATACCCCTGCTGCTCCTATTAAAGGATTAACTTTACCTTTACTTGTCTTGTACATTATCTTACCAAATAATAAACCAGTAGCCGTTCCTATTGAAAAAGCAACTAAACCAAGTGCAACTATCTTTAATGTATCTGGTGAAAGGAATACATCTGCCTTAGCTTTAGCCCCTACTGTTATACCTAATAATATAGTAACTATATACATTAAAGAGTTTTGTGCTATTTCAGTTAATTTAGGTACAACACCTGATTCTTTTATTAAATTACCAAACATAAGCATACCTATTAAAGGCCCTGCTGATGGTAATAAAAGTATAGTTAAAACAGCTACTACAATTGGAAATATTACCTTTTCCTTTTTAGATACTGGTCTTAATTGCTCCATTTTTACTTTTCTTTCTTCTTCTGTTGTTAAAAGCTTCATTATTGGTGGCTGTATAATAGGTACTAAAGCCATATATGAATAAGCCGCCACTGCTATAGGTCCTAATAGGTCATCAGCTAGCTGTGATGTAAGATATAATGCTGTAGGTCCGTCAGCTCCACCAATTATACCTATTGATGCAGCTTCTGGGCCAGTAAATCCCATTAAAATAGCGCCAATAAATGTGAAAAATATTCCAAACTGAGCTGCTGCTCCTAATAAAATACTTCTAGGATTCGCAATAAGGGGGCCAAAGTCAGTACTTGCTCCTACACATAAAAATATAAGTGGAGGATATAGTCCGTTTTCTGTTCCCCAATATATAATCCTCAATAGTCCGCCTTCCTCCATTAATCCAGTAAGCGGTAAATTAACTAATAACATTCCAAATGATATTGGTATAAGTAAATATGGTTCATAGCCCTTACTTATTGCTAAATATAAAAGTCCAAAAGCTATTCCAAGCATTATTAGTTCCTTATACGTAACAGCGGCAAAACCCATATTTTTCAGAAACTCACCTAATAATTCTAGCATTTAGAATTACCTTCCTTTCTTAAGTTTGTTTATCCTTTACTCAAGTGACACTAATGGGTCCCCTGCGTTAACTGACGCCCCTTTAGATGCATTAATAGCTGCAACTTTGCCGCCTCTAGGTGCAACTATTTCATTTTCCATTTTCATAGCTTCAAGGATAACTAAAACTTGTCCTTCTGATACTGTATCTCCTTCACTTACTTTTATATCTACTACAGTACCTGGCATTGGAGCTTCAACAGTTTCTGCTCCTTGTGGTACAGGCTTAGCTTGAACTTCTTTTTTAGGTGCTGATTTTACTTTTGGTGCACTTTGTTGTGGTTTTGGCTCTACTTTTGGTTGAACCGAAGGAGTACTTGATATAGTTTGAGTTGTAGAAGCTCCTAATTCTTCTACTTCAACTTCATAAGTTTTTCCGTTTACAGTAATTTTATATTTTTTCATTGTTATATGCCTCCTTGTATAATATCAGATTTTATATTATACATAATATACGTATAAAAATTATCTTATTTGCTCATTTCTGCCTGCAACTGCCCATGGTGTAGACTGTTGCTGTACTCTTTTTATTTTTCTTATTCTAATATCTGTAGCTGGTCTAGATAAGCTTGCAGCTATTGCTGCTGTTATTACAGCTACTAGTTCTTCATCTTGTTCATTATCCTGCTCTACTTTATTTTCTACTGTTGCCTTTTGTTGAGTATTTGTTCTAACTGTATCTTTCTTTACTTTTTGCTTATTATCTTTGTAAAATAAAACTTTAAATCCTGATAAAATATATGAAATAACTAAAAGTGTAGCAAACACTATTAACATACTGAAAATAGTTATATATAATGACTGACCTAAAGTTACTGAATCACCAAAGTTCACTTATATCACTCCCTTAAAAGCACTCAAGCCCTTATCTTTATAGAGGCATATTTCCGTGCTTCTTCGCTGGTCTATTTTCACGTTTACTCATTAACATATCAAAGGCACTTATTAATCTAGGTCTTGTTGCAATAGGCTCTATTACGTCATCTACAAAACCTCTAGCAGCTGCGACATATGGATTTGCAATAGTGTTTCTGTACTCTTGAATCTTTTCTTGTCTAGTACTTAATGGGTCTTCCGACTTTTCTATATCCTTTCTAAAGATAATATTAGCTGCACCCTCTGGTCCCATTACTGCTACTTCTGCAGTCGGCCATGCTAACACTAGGTCAGCTTTAAGCTGTCTACTACACATAGCTAAAAATGCTCCACCATATGCCTTTCTTAATATTACAGTTACTTTAGGTACTGTGGCTTCACTATATGCATAAAGCATTTTAGCACCATGTCTAATTATTCCACCATATTCTTGGTCTGTTCCCGGTAAGAATCCTGGGACGTCAACTAATGTAAGTATAGGTATATTAAATGAATCGCATGTTCTGATAAATCTAGATGCCTTGTCTGATGCATCTATATTTAAACATCCGGCTAATACTTTTGGCTGGTTTGCTATTACTCCCACAGCTCTTCCGTTTAATCTTATAAAACCTGTAACTATATTTGGTGCAAAATACGGCTGTACTTCAAAGAAATCATTGTCATCAGCTAATATTGTTATAACTTCCTTTACATCATAAGGTTTGTTTGCATCATCTGGTATTATTTTATTAAGTCTTTCGTCTAATCTATTGATATCATCATTTGGCTCAAATACTGGTGGCTCTTCTAAATTGTTTGATGGTAAAAAGCTTAAAAGCTTTCTAATATTAGCGATAGTTTCTTCTTCTGAATCATATACAAAGTGAGCAACACCACTTACTTTGTTATGAGTCATAGCTCCACCTAGTTCTTCTGCTGATACTTCTTCACCTGTTACTGTCTTTATAACTTGAGGACCTGTTATAAACATCTTACTTGTATTGTTTGCCATAAATATAAAGTCTGTTAAAGCTGGTGAATATACTGCACCACCTGCACAAGGTCCCATTATTACTGAAATTTGAGGGATAACTCCAGAAGCAATTGTATTATTGTAAAATATATCTCCATATCCAGCTAAAGCATCTACACCCTCTTGTATTCTGGCTCCACCAGAGTCGTTTATTCCTATCAATGGTGCTCCCATTTTCATAGCCATTTCTTGAATCTTAGCTATCTTGGCAGCATGCATTTCCCCTAAGGAACCACCTATAACTGTAAAGTCCTGAGCGAAAACATACACTAATCTACCATCAATAGTTCCATAACCTGTTACTACACCTTCGCCTGGAGCCTTAACTTTTTCCATACCAAAGTTAGTACATCTATGCTCTACAAATGTATCTAACTCTATAAAACTACCTTCATCTAATAATAGCTCTATTCTCTCTCTTGCGGTTTTTTTGCCCTTTGCATGTTGTTTTTCTATTCTTTTTTTTCCTCCGCCTTTTTTCACTTCTTCTTTTTTTAACCGCAATTGTTCTATTTTGCTTTTAGTAGACATTTATGCTTGCCTCCTTCTATTTTCTTTCACAAAGTTCTACTAAGACACCATGTGTACTCTTAGGATGTAAGAATGCTATTCTTGCTCCACCTGCACCATATCTTGGTTTTTCATCAATCATTCTAATTCCTTTTGCTTTCATTTCTTCTATAGCTTTCTCTATATCATCAACTCTATAAGCTATGTGTTGTATTCCTTCTCCTCTTTTTTCTATATATCTAGCAATAGGACCTTCTTTATCAGTAGACTCTAATAATTCTATTTCTGTGTCACCTATTGGTAAGAAGGCTACCTTAACTTTTTGCTCTTCAACTATTTCTGTTCCTTCAAGCTCCATACCTAAAACGTCTTTATAAAATTTTAAAGTTTCTTCTAAATCCTTAACAGCTATACCTATGTGATCAACCTTTTTAACCATATATATACCCCTCCTTATTTTAGTTCTGGACTATTAGCTTTTCGCTGTTGGCCACTACTAAGAACTTACCACTAACCACTAACACGCATCATATGTCAATTCTTACGTTTACTTTCACATCTTTTAGCACGTTTTTATCATTTAGTTATCTTTTCAATTATAGTATCTCTAGCTGTATAGGGGTCTAGTTTCTTTTCTACTATATCCTTAGCTATTTGCTTAAGTGTATATTCTTTATCAGTTACATCCATAACCATATTCATTAGCTTTTCTTCTACTAGATTAAGTACTTCTAATTTGGCATTTCTTTCTCTTCTCGCTCTTAATTCTCCTCTTTGTTCCATTTCATTTTTATGTTCAATTATTGAATTTAATAATTTATCAATACCTTCTCTTTTCAAGCTTGACACTTGTATTACTGGAGGTCTCCACTCTTTATTGTCATTAAAGTCCAACATCATTTCTATTTCTAATGCAGTCTTTGAAGCTCCATCTAAATCACTTTTGTTCACTGCAAAAACGTCAGCTATCTCCATTACTCCTGCCTTTATTGCTTGGATATCGTCACCTAACCCAGGAACCATAACCATAACTACTGTATCGGTAGTTTTTACTATATCTATTTCAGACTGCCCTACTCCTACAGTTTCAATAAATATATAATCAGCACCATAAATGTCTAGAAGCTTTATAGCACCCTGTGTAGCCTTTGAAATACCGCCTAGATGTCCTCTTGTACCCATGCTTCTAATGAATACACCTGGGTCAGTAGACAAATCGCTCATTCTTATCCTATCACCTAAAATAGAGCCTCCTGTAAAGGGACTAGTAGGGTCTACAGCAATGACTCCTAATTTTTTATCTTTCTTTCTCAATTCTTTAACTAATTTATCTGTTAAAGTGCTTTTTCCTCCACCTGGTGGACCAGTTATACCTATCACATGGGCCTTTCCTGTATACTTATGCAGTTCTTTTATAATCTGTATTGCTTCTGGTTCATTATTCTCAAGTTTGGAGATAAGACGGGCACAAGCCCTCTTATCTCCATTTAATAACCTTTTGGCTAGTTCTTCCAAAATAAGCACCACCTATTATGCAAAAGCTACTACTTTCTCTTTACATTATTCTTAATAAATTCTATAACTTCTGAAGTAGGTGTACCTGGTGTGAATACTTCTTGAATTCCCGCTTCTTTTAATCCAGGTATATCATCTTCAGGAATAACCCCTCCGCCTATAATTAATACATCATCTACATTTTGCTCTCTTAAAAGGTCTACTACTTTAGGAAACAAATGATTATGTGCTCCAGATAAAATACTCATAGCAACTGCATCAACGTCTTCTTGAATTGCAGCTGCTACTATTTGCTTAGGTGTTT from Caldisalinibacter kiritimatiensis carries:
- a CDS encoding sodium ion-translocating decarboxylase subunit beta codes for the protein MLELLGEFLKNMGFAAVTYKELIMLGIAFGLLYLAISKGYEPYLLIPISFGMLLVNLPLTGLMEEGGLLRIIYWGTENGLYPPLIFLCVGASTDFGPLIANPRSILLGAAAQFGIFFTFIGAILMGFTGPEAASIGIIGGADGPTALYLTSQLADDLLGPIAVAAYSYMALVPIIQPPIMKLLTTEEERKVKMEQLRPVSKKEKVIFPIVVAVLTILLLPSAGPLIGMLMFGNLIKESGVVPKLTEIAQNSLMYIVTILLGITVGAKAKADVFLSPDTLKIVALGLVAFSIGTATGLLFGKIMYKTSKGKVNPLIGAAGVSAVPMAARVVQKEGQKANPSNFLLMHAMGPNVAGVIGSAVAAGILLMLFGG
- a CDS encoding biotin/lipoyl-containing protein, producing the protein MKKYKITVNGKTYEVEVEELGASTTQTISSTPSVQPKVEPKPQQSAPKVKSAPKKEVQAKPVPQGAETVEAPMPGTVVDIKVSEGDTVSEGQVLVILEAMKMENEIVAPRGGKVAAINASKGASVNAGDPLVSLE
- a CDS encoding OadG family protein, translated to MNFGDSVTLGQSLYITIFSMLIVFATLLVISYILSGFKVLFYKDNKQKVKKDTVRTNTQQKATVENKVEQDNEQDEELVAVITAAIAASLSRPATDIRIRKIKRVQQQSTPWAVAGRNEQIR
- a CDS encoding acyl-CoA carboxylase subunit beta: MSTKSKIEQLRLKKEEVKKGGGKKRIEKQHAKGKKTARERIELLLDEGSFIELDTFVEHRCTNFGMEKVKAPGEGVVTGYGTIDGRLVYVFAQDFTVIGGSLGEMHAAKIAKIQEMAMKMGAPLIGINDSGGARIQEGVDALAGYGDIFYNNTIASGVIPQISVIMGPCAGGAVYSPALTDFIFMANNTSKMFITGPQVIKTVTGEEVSAEELGGAMTHNKVSGVAHFVYDSEEETIANIRKLLSFLPSNNLEEPPVFEPNDDINRLDERLNKIIPDDANKPYDVKEVITILADDNDFFEVQPYFAPNIVTGFIRLNGRAVGVIANQPKVLAGCLNIDASDKASRFIRTCDSFNIPILTLVDVPGFLPGTDQEYGGIIRHGAKMLYAYSEATVPKVTVILRKAYGGAFLAMCSRQLKADLVLAWPTAEVAVMGPEGAANIIFRKDIEKSEDPLSTRQEKIQEYRNTIANPYVAAARGFVDDVIEPIATRPRLISAFDMLMSKRENRPAKKHGNMPL
- the mce gene encoding methylmalonyl-CoA epimerase; the protein is MVKKVDHIGIAVKDLEETLKFYKDVLGMELEGTEIVEEQKVKVAFLPIGDTEIELLESTDKEGPIARYIEKRGEGIQHIAYRVDDIEKAIEEMKAKGIRMIDEKPRYGAGGARIAFLHPKSTHGVLVELCERK
- the meaB gene encoding methylmalonyl Co-A mutase-associated GTPase MeaB: MEELAKRLLNGDKRACARLISKLENNEPEAIQIIKELHKYTGKAHVIGITGPPGGGKSTLTDKLVKELRKKDKKLGVIAVDPTSPFTGGSILGDRIRMSDLSTDPGVFIRSMGTRGHLGGISKATQGAIKLLDIYGADYIFIETVGVGQSEIDIVKTTDTVVMVMVPGLGDDIQAIKAGVMEIADVFAVNKSDLDGASKTALEIEMMLDFNDNKEWRPPVIQVSSLKREGIDKLLNSIIEHKNEMEQRGELRARRERNAKLEVLNLVEEKLMNMVMDVTDKEYTLKQIAKDIVEKKLDPYTARDTIIEKITK
- a CDS encoding cobalamin B12-binding domain-containing protein, with translation MNRPIRVLVAKPGLDGHDRGAKVIARALRDAGMEVIYTGLRQTPKQIVAAAIQEDVDAVAMSILSGAHNHLFPKVVDLLREQNVDDVLIIGGGVIPEDDIPGLKEAGIQEVFTPGTPTSEVIEFIKNNVKRK